The Streptomyces spororaveus genome includes a region encoding these proteins:
- a CDS encoding GNAT family N-acetyltransferase codes for MRTASPADAEQITRLHVEISHGELVTDAWRSTLQADLVNRLNPESNLGAFVVADGEQILSHAFGTLNTAIANPRNPTGLVGRINSVATHPDHRRRGYARQCVTSLLDWAVGKGCGRVTLYSSEAAVGLYEEVGFVMQTLENDMVWKQEDHKETTA; via the coding sequence TTGCGCACTGCATCCCCGGCGGACGCCGAACAGATCACGCGCCTGCACGTGGAAATCTCCCACGGCGAGCTCGTGACCGACGCCTGGCGCTCCACTTTGCAAGCCGACCTCGTCAACCGGCTGAACCCCGAAAGTAACCTCGGCGCCTTCGTCGTCGCCGACGGAGAACAGATCCTCTCCCACGCCTTCGGGACGCTCAACACCGCCATCGCCAACCCCCGCAACCCCACCGGCCTGGTAGGGCGCATCAACAGCGTGGCGACCCACCCCGACCACCGCCGCCGCGGTTACGCCCGGCAGTGCGTGACGTCCTTGCTCGACTGGGCAGTGGGCAAGGGCTGCGGAAGGGTCACCCTGTATTCGAGTGAGGCGGCCGTCGGACTGTACGAGGAGGTCGGCTTTGTCATGCAGACGCTGGAGAACGACATGGTGTGGAAGCAGGAAGACCACAAGGAGACCACCGCATGA
- a CDS encoding protein kinase domain-containing protein has protein sequence MGAAPPAEAVEALEQRFGTVVHGLLSDRRGSRAWKITVLGAALALKANAPDGDDSREKARELAQEDHHLQVLAEAGAVHSAYRVDAGEWESGRWLAVEWVDGAPLWHALATAREVTGNTVANRALVLRVAQTWAARLALIHAAGWAHADVQPTNTLVDLDGGAHVIDYALACGPDTARLPYRGALTHTTAPEIADAILATAADVHVQAEPPADIWGLGASLFWCWTGRRPGVYEDDTPRADKLRAVAEGKLHALPDVQPWPFPALEALIEACLAPDPAQRPTAAEVAAWSS, from the coding sequence ATGGGCGCAGCACCTCCTGCCGAAGCGGTGGAAGCCCTGGAGCAGCGGTTCGGGACAGTCGTCCACGGTCTGCTGAGCGACAGGCGGGGCTCCCGGGCGTGGAAGATCACGGTGCTCGGGGCGGCTCTGGCGTTGAAGGCCAATGCACCTGACGGCGACGATTCCCGTGAAAAGGCACGGGAATTGGCGCAGGAAGACCACCACCTCCAGGTCCTGGCAGAGGCCGGCGCGGTCCACTCCGCCTACCGCGTCGATGCCGGAGAGTGGGAGAGCGGGCGGTGGCTGGCGGTGGAGTGGGTCGACGGTGCACCGCTCTGGCACGCTCTGGCTACCGCCCGCGAGGTTACCGGGAACACTGTGGCCAACCGCGCCCTGGTCCTGCGTGTGGCGCAGACGTGGGCCGCTCGCCTCGCCCTGATACACGCCGCCGGGTGGGCACACGCCGACGTACAGCCCACCAACACCCTCGTCGACCTCGACGGCGGGGCTCACGTGATCGACTACGCCCTGGCCTGCGGCCCCGACACCGCCCGCCTGCCCTACCGGGGGGCGCTGACGCATACCACCGCCCCTGAAATCGCCGACGCCATCCTGGCTACCGCCGCCGATGTCCACGTCCAGGCGGAGCCGCCCGCCGACATCTGGGGTCTGGGCGCCTCGCTGTTCTGGTGCTGGACCGGGCGCCGCCCCGGTGTATACGAGGACGACACCCCGCGTGCTGACAAGCTCCGCGCTGTGGCGGAGGGCAAGCTGCACGCCCTCCCGGACGTCCAGCCGTGGCCGTTTCCGGCTCTGGAAGCGTTGATCGAGGCATGCCTGGCCCCGGACCCCGCCCAGCGCCCCACCGCCGCCGAGGTAGCCGCATGGTCGAGCTGA
- a CDS encoding JmjC domain-containing protein, producing MLTPGDVLYLPRGWWHAVTADQGTASLHLTFGLATQTGAEFLGWAVDELRVNATVRQDVPRHSNQGERAAYLEAVRKDVLTLLDEPDVLDRWAPRSTGPTPGRPRLSLPHLGAVPAEPRTTVKLTAPRAYLDQDDQVVTLAGAGKEFAFALPVAPLLHLLAEGGPVTLAVLAQHSGLTVDQAAQVMTALVAGQAAAVVGSSR from the coding sequence GTGCTCACGCCCGGCGATGTGCTCTACCTACCGCGCGGCTGGTGGCACGCCGTCACCGCAGACCAGGGCACCGCCTCCCTGCACCTCACGTTCGGGCTCGCCACGCAGACCGGCGCCGAATTCCTGGGCTGGGCAGTGGACGAGCTACGCGTCAATGCCACCGTCCGCCAGGACGTCCCCCGGCACAGCAACCAGGGCGAGCGGGCCGCCTACCTCGAAGCCGTACGCAAGGATGTCCTGACGCTCCTCGACGAGCCGGACGTGCTCGACCGTTGGGCCCCTCGATCGACGGGACCCACCCCCGGACGCCCCCGCCTGTCCCTGCCCCACCTGGGCGCCGTGCCCGCCGAGCCCCGGACCACGGTCAAGCTCACCGCCCCCCGCGCCTACCTCGACCAGGACGACCAGGTGGTGACGCTCGCCGGCGCGGGTAAGGAGTTCGCCTTCGCCCTCCCTGTAGCCCCGCTCCTGCACCTCCTCGCCGAAGGCGGGCCGGTCACCCTCGCCGTGCTCGCACAGCACTCCGGGCTCACGGTCGACCAGGCCGCGCAGGTCATGACCGCGCTGGTCGCAGGACAGGCCGCGGCCGTGGTCGGGAGCAGCCGGTGA
- a CDS encoding AAA family ATPase: MGSAPAGGLDTVTEETTTSAVSNETTLGGHRFRNEPRAGSAPRCVLMAGLPGSGKTYLAEALAGAGLVRLCTDEEMHRRYGIYGVDYPRGTFTARERPVLAEIRARVGALLGKGHEVVLDHGLWTRAEREEWRQTVTAAAGVPLVLRLPATHAQLWDRVRARNVTGGPADIRF; encoded by the coding sequence ATGGGTTCAGCACCGGCAGGCGGACTCGACACCGTGACCGAGGAGACCACCACGAGCGCTGTCAGCAACGAGACCACGCTCGGCGGACACCGCTTCCGGAACGAACCGAGGGCCGGGAGCGCGCCGCGCTGCGTCCTGATGGCGGGGCTACCCGGCTCGGGCAAGACCTACCTGGCTGAGGCCCTCGCCGGGGCCGGGCTGGTGCGGCTGTGTACGGATGAGGAGATGCACCGACGGTACGGGATCTACGGTGTGGACTACCCGCGCGGAACCTTCACCGCCCGGGAGCGGCCGGTGCTCGCGGAGATCCGAGCCCGGGTGGGCGCCCTGTTGGGGAAGGGCCATGAGGTTGTTCTCGACCACGGCCTGTGGACCCGGGCCGAGCGGGAGGAATGGCGGCAGACCGTCACCGCGGCGGCCGGTGTGCCGCTGGTGCTGCGCTTGCCCGCTACACATGCGCAGCTGTGGGACCGGGTCAGGGCGCGGAACGTGACGGGAGGCCCGGCTGATATCCGATTCTAA
- a CDS encoding HAD-IA family hydrolase: MPHSTDSADGREQLGLILDFAGVLTVNPLAVHRAWCASEGLAPEAWRATLNDHPEGRRLYAALEVGEIGQAEWNEGTAPLLGAHVDPVNLMGRAWAGVPAARRMVALARAARAAGHRIALLSNSFGLDPFNPYEHVGIWDLFDVHVVSELVGIAKPDPAIYRLTLDRIGLPADRCVFVDDHGLNLPPAAELGITTVHATGEDEAVAELEALLGVSAVLAA; this comes from the coding sequence ATGCCGCACAGCACTGACAGCGCGGACGGGCGTGAACAGCTCGGCCTGATCCTCGACTTCGCCGGAGTGCTCACAGTCAACCCTCTCGCTGTCCACCGTGCGTGGTGCGCATCCGAAGGGTTGGCCCCGGAGGCGTGGCGAGCCACCCTGAACGACCATCCGGAGGGCCGGCGTCTGTACGCGGCCCTGGAGGTCGGGGAGATAGGGCAGGCGGAGTGGAACGAGGGGACTGCCCCTCTGCTGGGTGCGCATGTGGATCCGGTCAACCTGATGGGGCGGGCGTGGGCCGGGGTGCCGGCGGCTCGCCGGATGGTTGCCCTCGCCCGTGCGGCACGGGCGGCTGGTCATCGGATCGCCCTGCTGTCCAACAGCTTCGGCCTGGACCCCTTCAACCCGTACGAGCACGTCGGGATCTGGGACTTGTTCGATGTCCACGTTGTCTCCGAGCTGGTCGGCATAGCCAAACCTGATCCGGCGATCTACCGGCTGACCCTGGACCGCATCGGTCTGCCGGCCGATCGGTGCGTGTTCGTGGACGATCACGGGCTGAACCTTCCGCCGGCCGCAGAGCTGGGGATCACCACCGTCCACGCCACCGGCGAGGACGAGGCCGTCGCGGAGCTTGAGGCCCTACTGGGGGTCAGTGCGGTCCTCGCCGCTTGA
- a CDS encoding VOC family protein, translating into MRGIRTVMVFVDDPEAAARWWGDIFEAEVKLDINGTAVYAWIDHDGLEFGFHQASPKANAHGRSTVPYWSVEDLETERKRLLEAGCTHHRGPLDVEPGRRICQLIDPFGTVFGLDGP; encoded by the coding sequence GTGCGCGGTATCCGCACCGTCATGGTCTTCGTCGACGATCCCGAAGCTGCCGCCCGCTGGTGGGGCGACATTTTCGAAGCCGAGGTCAAGCTCGACATCAACGGCACCGCCGTCTACGCCTGGATCGACCACGACGGACTCGAGTTCGGCTTCCACCAGGCGTCCCCCAAAGCCAACGCCCACGGGCGAAGCACCGTCCCGTACTGGTCCGTCGAGGACCTCGAAACCGAACGCAAGCGGCTCCTGGAAGCGGGTTGCACCCATCACCGCGGCCCTCTCGATGTGGAGCCCGGCCGGCGCATCTGCCAGCTCATCGACCCGTTCGGCACTGTCTTCGGACTCGACGGGCCCTGA
- a CDS encoding class I SAM-dependent methyltransferase, giving the protein MTSNPAVRPEIIDFYTRSDEAARLHTTATGTLELARTRELLRRHLPPTPARVLDVGGGPGTHARWLAEDGYTVHVVDPVPKHVSQASALDGVTAELGDARRLTAAAGTYDVVLLLGPLYHLHDKADRFSALAEAARVARPGGLVAAAAISRYSPLLDYIATTGITEPAIQDGVRDTLDQGRYSGQRGFTVAYFQTSAELREEITEAGLADPTLYGVEGPGWVAVKAIEKYTDTNLLNTAMYDAALAAARLAEPHTALTDASAHILAITSTRSPKGLPHAAWHATRDN; this is encoded by the coding sequence ATGACGAGCAACCCCGCTGTACGCCCGGAGATCATCGATTTCTACACCCGTTCCGACGAAGCCGCCCGACTGCACACCACCGCCACGGGCACCCTGGAACTCGCACGCACCCGCGAGTTACTACGCCGCCACCTCCCACCCACTCCGGCCCGCGTACTCGATGTCGGCGGCGGCCCCGGAACCCACGCCCGATGGCTCGCCGAAGACGGCTACACCGTGCACGTCGTGGACCCCGTACCCAAGCACGTCAGCCAGGCCAGCGCCCTTGACGGCGTAACAGCCGAGCTGGGCGATGCTCGCCGCCTCACCGCCGCAGCCGGTACGTACGACGTGGTGCTGCTCCTGGGTCCGCTGTACCACCTCCACGACAAGGCCGACCGGTTCTCCGCGCTGGCCGAAGCGGCCCGGGTTGCCCGTCCGGGCGGTCTCGTCGCGGCAGCCGCGATCTCCCGTTACTCCCCACTGCTCGACTACATCGCCACTACTGGCATCACCGAGCCCGCCATCCAGGACGGAGTACGCGACACCCTCGACCAGGGCCGCTACTCCGGACAGCGCGGTTTCACCGTTGCCTACTTCCAGACCTCCGCCGAGCTCCGCGAGGAAATCACCGAGGCAGGACTCGCCGACCCCACCCTGTATGGCGTCGAGGGACCCGGCTGGGTGGCGGTCAAGGCCATCGAGAAGTACACCGACACCAACCTCTTGAACACAGCTATGTATGACGCTGCCCTCGCCGCAGCTCGCCTCGCGGAACCGCACACTGCGCTCACCGATGCCTCCGCCCACATCCTCGCCATCACCAGCACCCGCTCTCCCAAGGGCCTCCCGCACGCGGCCTGGCACGCCACCCGCGACAACTAG
- a CDS encoding DUF459 domain-containing protein codes for MGEHVTRGRTVRVGWFGTSIMEHLQAHVAVMSDQTRLPPVGATVTVEGWQRRGYPYLVALALQADYPGTLFEHDNRAQGGATIRDVRRIVHDTVKASGTLYDVAVIGCGINDVWRAHQAGREAEGVGPEEFADLYAQTLDVLVSASKEVLCIGETTVGAGAVDLGAVAEMNNMLAAYNTIAAAAAATAGARYVDVQQAFQNAAENLPPGLSLWTDGVHLTELGATLLARQVHPPTRAPHRNSFTANTGSADKENRRMTARHWNDLPASLRDRLTHELAITGVAVPVTGGYTSGVRVRIDTARGPVFVKAIPADDPAAGMYRTEMAAARTLPAGISPALLTAAESHGWIALAFDYVTGRHPDLAPGSLDLHTLTETLSHAHAALTPCPLPSAPPLADSPIFSGRPLPEEYGHGDTLLHCDLRADNLLVTPDGTITLLDWAWPYRGPAWAEFALLVPQLILTGHTPANAERWAAQAPAYRSAPPAGIDAIAEALTDYWTSRTQQGTPELRAYRTRAAEAGRAWVQHRQADSTP; via the coding sequence ATGGGTGAGCACGTCACCCGTGGGCGCACCGTGAGGGTCGGCTGGTTCGGGACCAGCATCATGGAACACCTGCAGGCCCACGTGGCTGTGATGTCGGACCAGACCCGGCTCCCGCCGGTCGGCGCGACGGTGACCGTGGAAGGGTGGCAACGGCGCGGCTACCCGTACCTCGTCGCGCTGGCACTCCAGGCCGACTATCCAGGCACGCTCTTTGAGCATGACAACCGGGCCCAGGGCGGAGCAACCATCCGCGACGTGCGCCGAATCGTGCACGACACCGTGAAGGCCAGCGGGACCCTGTACGACGTCGCGGTCATCGGCTGCGGCATCAACGACGTGTGGCGCGCCCATCAGGCCGGCAGGGAAGCGGAGGGCGTCGGGCCGGAGGAGTTCGCCGACCTGTACGCGCAGACGCTCGATGTGCTCGTCTCCGCCAGCAAGGAGGTGCTCTGCATCGGTGAGACGACGGTGGGGGCCGGAGCCGTCGATCTGGGCGCAGTGGCCGAGATGAACAACATGCTGGCCGCGTACAACACAATTGCCGCGGCCGCGGCCGCGACCGCGGGGGCCCGCTACGTGGACGTGCAACAAGCGTTCCAGAACGCGGCCGAGAACCTCCCGCCCGGCCTCTCGCTGTGGACCGACGGCGTCCACCTCACTGAGCTCGGCGCTACCCTCCTCGCCCGACAAGTCCACCCCCCCACTCGCGCGCCTCATCGGAACTCATTCACAGCCAACACCGGCAGCGCCGACAAGGAGAATCGACGGATGACCGCACGCCACTGGAATGACCTGCCCGCCTCCCTGAGGGACCGCCTCACGCACGAACTCGCTATTACCGGCGTGGCGGTCCCCGTGACGGGCGGCTACACCTCCGGGGTCCGCGTCCGGATCGACACCGCCCGCGGCCCAGTGTTCGTCAAGGCGATCCCCGCCGATGACCCCGCCGCCGGGATGTACCGCACCGAGATGGCAGCCGCCCGGACCCTGCCTGCCGGTATCAGCCCGGCGCTGCTCACGGCGGCCGAGTCGCACGGCTGGATCGCGCTCGCTTTCGACTACGTCACAGGCCGGCACCCCGACCTCGCCCCCGGATCACTGGACCTGCACACCCTGACCGAGACCCTGAGTCACGCACACGCAGCACTCACCCCGTGTCCCCTTCCCTCTGCCCCGCCGCTCGCGGACAGCCCAATCTTCAGCGGCCGCCCCCTCCCCGAGGAGTACGGGCACGGCGACACCCTGCTGCACTGCGACCTCCGCGCCGACAACCTCCTCGTCACCCCTGACGGCACCATCACCCTCCTAGACTGGGCATGGCCCTACCGCGGCCCCGCGTGGGCAGAGTTCGCACTCCTCGTCCCGCAGCTCATCCTCACCGGTCACACCCCCGCCAACGCCGAACGATGGGCCGCTCAGGCCCCCGCCTACCGGAGCGCACCCCCTGCCGGGATCGACGCCATCGCCGAAGCCCTCACCGACTACTGGACCAGCCGCACCCAGCAGGGAACACCGGAGCTCCGCGCCTACAGAACCCGAGCCGCTGAGGCAGGCCGGGCATGGGTTCAGCACCGGCAGGCGGACTCGACACCGTGA
- a CDS encoding NUDIX domain-containing protein, with translation MPEKTVGSGRTYTAHYADVHLIVRHGDEILMGRRSSQPVFPDMYQVPAGLMEDHEPATRAAAREFTEETGATVKPGDVRFVHLMHHVSTHSGSRRIAFFFEVNNWHGQIGNPEPDKCQGWEWHKATNLPEPMPPYLGIALQHIADGVTYSEYPWPLGAQAGASATASTGTTHG, from the coding sequence ATGCCGGAGAAGACCGTCGGGTCCGGCCGCACTTACACCGCTCACTACGCCGACGTCCACCTGATCGTCCGCCACGGCGACGAGATCCTGATGGGGCGCCGCAGCAGTCAGCCAGTGTTCCCCGACATGTACCAGGTACCGGCCGGGCTGATGGAGGACCACGAACCCGCCACGAGGGCGGCTGCTCGGGAGTTCACCGAGGAGACCGGCGCCACCGTCAAGCCCGGCGACGTACGGTTCGTGCACCTGATGCACCACGTCTCCACCCACTCCGGGTCGCGACGGATCGCGTTCTTCTTCGAGGTCAACAACTGGCACGGCCAGATCGGTAACCCGGAGCCGGACAAGTGCCAGGGCTGGGAGTGGCACAAGGCCACCAACCTCCCGGAGCCTATGCCCCCGTACCTCGGCATTGCTCTGCAGCACATCGCCGACGGTGTCACGTACAGCGAGTACCCCTGGCCCCTCGGCGCCCAGGCCGGTGCGTCCGCGACTGCCTCCACAGGCACGACCCATGGGTGA
- a CDS encoding NUDIX domain-containing protein, giving the protein MTWLPPEEYVKTIANATSGASFYFTDTVGRPVQLRSVHKVENWQWPGGHMDHGETPWECAVRECREETGIVFEGEKRLLAVCFYGRGSGGPLNKFEVIFDGGQLTDEQISGFVLDPEEHSEVQVHTVEEWEEIMLPVNFARLKAVDNARRTGTVGYVER; this is encoded by the coding sequence ATGACCTGGCTGCCGCCCGAGGAGTACGTCAAGACCATCGCGAATGCCACGTCTGGCGCGAGCTTCTACTTCACCGACACCGTCGGCCGCCCGGTCCAGTTGCGCTCCGTCCACAAGGTGGAGAACTGGCAATGGCCCGGCGGACACATGGACCACGGCGAGACCCCCTGGGAGTGTGCGGTGCGCGAGTGCCGTGAGGAGACGGGGATCGTCTTCGAGGGCGAGAAGAGGCTCCTCGCGGTCTGCTTCTACGGCCGTGGATCCGGCGGGCCGCTGAACAAGTTCGAGGTCATCTTCGACGGCGGCCAGCTCACCGACGAGCAGATCTCCGGGTTTGTCCTTGACCCGGAGGAACACAGCGAGGTTCAGGTCCACACCGTGGAGGAGTGGGAGGAGATCATGTTGCCGGTGAACTTCGCCCGGCTCAAGGCGGTGGACAACGCCCGGCGGACCGGGACCGTCGGCTACGTGGAGCGCTGA
- a CDS encoding GNAT family N-acetyltransferase encodes MARIYSGASVRFTHGEGYQMPVEDAVVRLARIRDEDHAEPRDHWSLGIAVAGDLIGLVKCRRQDECTAALSYILREDTWGRGHATDAVRQFVPLVFAEAALERLEAKHHPDNPASGRVLAKAGFTRIGTVDLHVGDGQPVPYPVYELHRRTS; translated from the coding sequence GTGGCGCGCATCTATAGCGGGGCCTCGGTCCGCTTCACCCACGGCGAGGGCTACCAGATGCCGGTCGAGGACGCCGTCGTACGCCTGGCGAGAATCCGCGACGAGGACCACGCAGAACCCCGCGATCACTGGAGCCTCGGCATCGCCGTGGCCGGCGACCTCATCGGCCTCGTCAAATGCCGCCGGCAGGACGAATGCACCGCCGCCCTCAGCTACATCCTGCGCGAGGACACCTGGGGGCGCGGCCATGCCACGGACGCCGTACGGCAGTTCGTCCCACTTGTCTTCGCCGAAGCTGCACTTGAGCGTCTGGAGGCCAAGCACCACCCCGACAACCCTGCCTCCGGCCGCGTCCTCGCCAAGGCGGGCTTCACCCGCATCGGTACCGTCGATCTCCACGTCGGCGACGGGCAGCCAGTGCCGTACCCGGTGTACGAACTGCACCGGCGAACCTCGTGA
- a CDS encoding AAA family ATPase yields MTSPTLTVVSGPAGTGKTTLAHEIARAVGCPAVCRDEIKEGMVHATPGFEPSPGDPLTQRTLAVFFEVLALYLRAGVSVVAEAAFQDRLWRPGLEQLAGLADILVIRCTVDDVVARDRIVRRAKENAQRSAHADQDLLRSLENGTFSLGSWVPISLDVPTLEVDTTDGYSPGIDQVVSFVNQPGAGAAR; encoded by the coding sequence ATGACCTCACCGACGTTGACCGTTGTGAGCGGGCCTGCGGGTACCGGGAAGACCACTCTGGCGCACGAAATCGCGCGGGCGGTCGGCTGCCCCGCCGTCTGCCGTGACGAGATCAAGGAGGGGATGGTGCACGCCACCCCGGGGTTCGAGCCGAGTCCCGGTGACCCGCTGACCCAGCGCACGCTCGCCGTCTTCTTCGAGGTTCTGGCCCTGTATCTGCGGGCCGGGGTGTCCGTCGTGGCAGAGGCCGCGTTCCAGGATCGGCTCTGGCGCCCGGGTCTTGAGCAGCTCGCCGGCCTCGCCGATATCCTCGTCATCAGGTGCACCGTTGACGACGTTGTGGCCCGGGACCGGATCGTTCGCCGGGCCAAAGAGAACGCGCAGCGCTCCGCGCACGCCGATCAGGATCTGCTGCGCTCGCTGGAGAACGGCACGTTCTCCCTTGGCTCGTGGGTTCCGATCTCTTTGGACGTGCCGACGCTGGAGGTGGATACGACGGACGGCTACAGCCCCGGCATCGACCAGGTCGTCTCGTTCGTGAACCAGCCGGGAGCCGGGGCCGCCCGCTAG
- a CDS encoding aldo/keto reductase, translating to MSTKTGFFGKEEGAAAVQQGILADDQAAAGHSLAPEFLRWQTDRSLDVLGRADIVFVHNPEHAHLDREALHERLRAAFAVLEEFAHAGRIRGYGVAAWSAFTSGAFTVTELLDLAREAAGSGEHHLRAVQLPVSLVMARPISLAMDGRGPLVQARAAGLATFGSSPLHGGELPRLTTPELADYIRPGSAPAAACLLAAVSCPSLDVVLLSASTPEHRSAAQEAAAAPLAPDHLRKVTDVLAQG from the coding sequence GTGTCCACGAAGACGGGGTTCTTCGGCAAGGAGGAGGGCGCCGCGGCGGTCCAGCAGGGCATCCTCGCCGACGACCAGGCCGCCGCCGGTCATAGCCTCGCTCCCGAATTCCTGCGGTGGCAGACGGACCGGTCCCTGGACGTCCTCGGCCGCGCCGATATCGTGTTCGTCCACAACCCCGAGCACGCCCACCTCGACCGCGAGGCGCTGCACGAGCGGCTGCGCGCGGCATTCGCCGTGCTGGAGGAGTTCGCCCACGCCGGGCGCATCAGAGGGTACGGCGTGGCCGCCTGGTCCGCCTTCACCTCCGGCGCGTTCACCGTCACCGAACTCCTCGACCTCGCGCGGGAAGCCGCCGGATCGGGTGAACACCATCTGCGCGCCGTACAGCTCCCGGTGAGCCTGGTCATGGCCCGGCCCATCAGCCTCGCCATGGACGGCCGCGGCCCCCTGGTGCAAGCTCGTGCAGCGGGCCTGGCCACGTTCGGCTCCTCGCCTCTGCACGGCGGAGAACTCCCGCGCCTGACCACACCCGAACTCGCCGACTACATTCGCCCTGGCAGTGCGCCGGCCGCAGCCTGTCTCCTCGCCGCCGTCTCCTGCCCCAGCCTCGACGTGGTACTGCTGTCCGCGAGCACCCCCGAGCACCGGTCCGCCGCGCAAGAGGCCGCCGCCGCCCCGCTCGCACCCGACCACTTGAGGAAGGTCACCGATGTACTCGCCCAAGGATGA